The DNA sequence AATTTATTAGttcaattttataatataataaattccaCTTATTGTAAGTTAATTTTGGTAACTTTATTTGTCATATTAAAAGTCTACTAAGGAAAGATATTGTATATAAATTGATCATCCTTGAtctcaaataaaaaaagttacagaaaaaaaaaaaggttaaaagtaTCTATTAGTTACATGAcgacataatatatatattacgTTGTTTATACTTTATACTAATAGCACATGTTAAGTATGGAAGACAtgaacaaaagagaaaatgataatgcaaaaaaaaaaaaaaaggagaaaattatCTTTTTCATTTGAGAGAACAAACACAAGTATATGGAGGCTTTAATCATGAATGCACTTTGTAAAAGAACATGCCCAACGATAATTTTATGGTCAGGAATCCAACTTCATACACcgaaaagaaacacaaaaattaatatttttgtattttatttagtgataatttaaatataagatataataaataataaaaaatataatttaccttattttttctttcacatcaaatttagaaaaaaaataaaatggtaaaaaatgttattataaaaaattaatagtgaCAATACAAGagaaaaaaattgtgtttctgtCCAATATCTctgtaaaatatattaattcaatgTTCTATGACACTATTTCTGTccatattttatttactaaatacgattttgtgtttttatattcGTGTCTCAATATTCTGTGCTTGTGAACAAGGCAACCATAGTGATAGACTTAAAacacttttcttttctgttaaatGTATACTTCCGGAGCTTATGTGGCATATGTAACTTAACTATTCAACAAAAGACTACAATGAAAAAATGATCCAATCGCTTAGACAAATTAAAGACAGTGAAGAGAAATAGAAATTGAACTGATCTACCTCACTCTCTAATcagaatctaaaaaataatactaGTAAAAAATACTGTACATGAGTACACGTACAATTGGACAAAGTCAATAAATACATTTCACCAAGATAGATTGCCTCAAGACTGATAGATGAGTGAGTAGATAGGCTGCTTGGTAGTTTGGGAGTTACTTCTCAGCAATGGTTTTGTGGAACGGATGTGCTTCAATCAGATTTAGTACTATTCTTGGCAGGTCTGGTTGTGTCATACAGATAAAGACCAGATACAAGGATGGCGCAGCCAACTACAAAAACTGGGCTCAGGCTTGTTCCCTCGGGAAGATAAGGCAACGGAAGGGAAAGAATGATGACGGAAATCGGCACTGCAAATCATAACCAAACATGAGCTAAATATGTTCAAAAAAGAAATCAAGATGTCCACAAGACAGGCAACAAATTTTattggaatgttatgcaatgctaAAGTAACTAATTAGTAGAAttcagagagagaaagagagcatCTACCTGATAACATTACCATAAGAGAAGCAACAACTGCAGAGGAGGTTTTTACCACGTTAAGCAACGATATATTGAATGCCAAGTTGGTAACTATATAAAGCAGGGGAAGCCAGGGAGCACCGTCACAGCCTACGACATGATGAACGAAAGTGGCCAAATTACAACTTGGGACAAGAAAGTTTCGAACAAACTATTAACGGGAAAGAAGAGCTTATAGATTCTCATTTTGATTGATTGGATGTAATGAAAGTCATCAGGGTTTATTGCCACCAAGCTCTCTTTTTTTATCTAGATTGGGCATATTTAAGAAATTCTGATCTGAAACATTTAAAACTATGATTCCACCATATAGGGTAGGTTATAAAATTATGATATGAAACTTGGTGAACCACATTGCAGTTGGAGATCCTAACATCAGAATCCCATGTTTTCGGTGAGATTTAAGTCACACAACGTGAAATTGGAATGTAGACGATAATACGAATGCACCCTAAAAAATGCCATGCTCATAATACATAATCTGATAGTGTTCTAAAAGCTAGATGATGTGGCAAGGCATGTACATCAATTCCGGTCAATGTATTAGAGCTTACTTGATTTATGAGTTCCAAGGTTCAGAAAGCAACCAGCTCCACTTTTAAGATACGAAGGAAGTTGAACGAATGGTATGCCTTTCAAGTTAGAAAGTAAAGGTAGAAAAAGAAGTACAAACAGAGCCTACAATATATACCAGAATCCAATCATAAATATACCTCAAGTTCTAGGTAATAAACATAAAAAGTCCAAAAGTAAACTTGAAATGCCAATAAAATAGTGTTATGGACTCAAACTCAATGCAAACTGAAAACCTAATAGATTTTTCATGCAAGATATTAAATTCTCATTTGTGATCCATAAGATAGTGAAATCAAACATCGAGTATAAGCCATATAATTTTTCATCATGAAATTTCAGATAACCTTACCTCATGGTGTAACTATTGAAATTATAGGGGATGAATTGAAAAGAAGCAATAGAATATTAAACTAATGGTCCTATTcacattaatattttatttcgAGTAGCAACTAGGGAAAGCATATGGTCCAATAAACCAAAAATAGTAATGAGAAACTACAAAGTTATTTTGGTATTCTAAAAGCCAAATGTATGGATTTTGAAAGGTACGGTAGGTAACTGCAATTCATATTGCATTTAAATCATCTCTAGTACTACAGCAAGTTATACCTGAAAGCCAGATCCAAaagaattgacaacaaatatATCTAGCGACTTCTGCTGCAGGTGAACAAGTCATATACGTCAAATCATGCCCATACATGAAAATATGAAATGCCAACTGAAGACAAGGTCAACTGATCTTAAAATTgcaccccccccccccttctccccaaataataataattaccttCAATTGAATGGCATTATCAATGAAAACAGACTCCTGCCAAACATGAAATGTAAAGACTATTACAAGTTagcccgaaaaaaaaaaaaaaaaaaaaaaaaaacacaactaCTTATGAGTGAACCTTGATTACTGAAGCCGCAGCTTGAAAAGCACTAGAAATAATCATCAATGCTGGCCAAAAGAACTCAACTTCAGAGAGCATCTGACCCGTGTTTGAGCCACTGTAATTAGGGGAGACAAAAGATCAGATGGAGCCCACTTCATTTGAAGTGAAAGCAGAATTACACATCAGAGTCTAGGCACTAACTGCACAAGATTTGTATCCCAATAACCAGAATCCAAAGACAACAATTATTGCAGCTATTAACTGGAAAGCATACACAAACTGATCTCAagtaattcattaatttttttaactggGAAGGGGGATCAGAAACCTCTGATATTTTGAGAAGAATATCATTCGTGAAAGCTCATTCACTAACCAATTATGCAGGATCTGAAATTTGAAGAAGACAAATTCTGATGTGCCCAAATGAAAACAAGCCATTCCCACATGAACTATTAATAACAAATATACATAAACTCATTTGACCTAGATGCTGAACTCGACACAAGAAAATGAATATGGAGTGTACTGATCAGAAAATTGTATTTGTCCACATATACAAGTCAAAATACCTTGTAATAGACACCACAACTCCACTAGCTACAAGTAAACATCCAACCAATTGGTTGATTGAGTACTTTCTCCCCAagagaagaacagaaatcaaTAGCTGCCAAACTAAAAAAGTctggaaaaaaagagaaaaagatcataagcatgcttttttttttttttaaattttacatgcATACAATAGATAAGTAATTTTTTTCCCCAAGAAAGTGTAAAAGTGATAAGATTTCACTACTATTACCCCTCTCCcctacccccccccccccccacccccTCCCCCCTTTCTCTCCCAACAAGATGCAGAcaatatagaaaaaataaaattggatgaATGATAAAAAGCAATAAGAAATGAACAATATCCCATCCATTAAAATACTCAAATGACATGAATGAAAAATATTGAAAGGAGATGCATATCAAATATTGCCTGGCCATCAGGAACAAGACATGCTAATGGTCAAATCCAAGCATATTGCCAAGACATGCTGCACTATGTTTTATAATAACAGCCTCCAAGCATATTGTCAAGACACGATTGCTACTGTGCTACACGCTACAGTTGCTACTGTTATGCAGACTTATGATGATAAAATGGTTTAGGTATAATGCCATCAAAGTGAGACACAGaacagaataaataaaaatgtgagGTGCTAGTTGTGTTAAAGTATTTTCGAATACGGAAGAAAGAGTACGAAAAATAACACCATTTCTTATTAGGAAGAAGCTAAAGCGCATTTAGGAGTATTGGTTTCAAAGATGCTACAAGTTGATCAACATCAAATTCTCTTGCATAATGTCATTGGTAACGCTAACATTTAGAAGGTTATGTAATTGATAAATGCAACTAATGGAAGCAAATTGAAATTTTCCAAAATGAAGCCCCAGAAAATGCCTGACAAATGAGAATGTCAAAATAAACTTCACAGATGTATAAAACCAAGGGCCGATGTATTCTGTCACCCTCTTTCTTTGATGACAAGAGCTAGTTAAATATTTAATACCTGACTCAATACGGGTATGACTGGTCCAGGAAGTACAGCTGCAGAACGTAACCAACATTCAATACATAAATATCGAGGCAAACATGTAGGCAGTAAGGCTATGCTTGTCGATTGTTTCATTACCAACAGCAACAAGTCACTTACTCCCTAGTCCCTAGTCCCTACTACTAAAAGTGACATAACCATAGTTGTGCAGCTTAAATCTATTCAGCATACTATTTAGATACCCAATTAAGACAATTTAAATAGACATGTTGCCTATAATAGTTAGATATCAACAAAGCAAGCTTATCCTCAAAAAAGATACATAGTTGTGCAGCTTAAATCTATTCAGCATACTATTTAGATACCCAATTAAGAAAATTTAAACAGACATGTTGCCTATAATAGTTAGATATCAACAAAGCAAGCTTATCCTCAAAAAAGATACAAGACTGTAAAATTAAacctgaaaaaaaataaataaaaagaaggatCAGAATGAGTACCTGCAGCAAACATTCCAGTGGCCACACCCAAAGCTTCAAGAAACCCAATGGCCAGAAAGCGAAGTTTCGGAATGGCTAGCATCTCATCACTTACAATACCTGCCCTATATCTGATATACAATATGCTAAAATACACAACCACATACCTGCATACATGACACAGATACAACAAACCACAGTTATTCTGAAGAAATTAATTCTGATATACTACCAATCAATTGAGACTTGTTTtatatgcatgaatttttgacaTAAAAGTAATGCTATGTCCTTTTTTATACATTATAAGAAAACACTGTTACTCCACTCTCAACTAATAACACTTCTGTTTCATGTGAATAATGATTGGATGAGGGCAAAATATTATTTCTATACCAATCATCTATCAGACACAACATTGTTTAACCCAAAAGACCAAACCATTATAATATGTGTGGACACTGGACACCCACTTTATCATCAAATTTTTAGCACGGTCCCACTCCAGTTCTCAAATCCTTATAACCTTTTTTTACCCTTATATTTTATTACTTGGCCTTTGAATGATCAAACAACATTATATATATAACTCTAAAGAGACATACATAAACcccaaaagtaaaattaataacGAAAACAGAATTTTGGCAGTGAAAAGTAGCAAATGAAA is a window from the Arachis hypogaea cultivar Tifrunner chromosome 17, arahy.Tifrunner.gnm2.J5K5, whole genome shotgun sequence genome containing:
- the LOC112766478 gene encoding protein CLT2, chloroplastic isoform X2; the encoded protein is MTHSLTSSFHSFFFFPPSSSSVQLNTPKLQLLLPMSSNSQPLPLKFSHSNRTRTTTNNNNRHKIRASSSTDDPSPSSSSATNFVLFSSAALTVTLAVANRVLYKLALVPMKDYPFFLAQFTTFGYVVVYFSILYIRYRAGIVSDEMLAIPKLRFLAIGFLEALGVATGMFAAAVLPGPVIPVLSQTFLVWQLLISVLLLGRKYSINQLVGCLLVASGVVVSITSGSNTGQMLSEVEFFWPALMIISSAFQAAASVIKESVFIDNAIQLKKSLDIFVVNSFGSGFQALFVLLFLPLLSNLKGIPFVQLPSYLKSGAGCFLNLGTHKSSCDGAPWLPLLYIVTNLAFNISLLNVVKTSSAVVASLMVMLSVPISVIILSLPLPYLPEGTSLSPVFVVGCAILVSGLYLYDTTRPAKNSTKSD
- the LOC112766478 gene encoding protein CLT2, chloroplastic isoform X1, coding for MTHSLTSSFHSFFFFPPSSSSVQLNTPKLQLLLPMSSNSQPLPLKFSHSNRTRTTTNNNNRHKIRASSSTDDPSPSSSSATNFVLFSSAALTVTLAVANRVLYKLALVPMKDYPFFLAQFTTFGYVVVYFSILYIRYRAGIVSDEMLAIPKLRFLAIGFLEALGVATGMFAAAVLPGPVIPVLSQTFLVWQLLISVLLLGRKYSINQLVGCLLVASGVVVSITSGSNTGQMLSEVEFFWPALMIISSAFQAAASVIKESVFIDNAIQLKQKSLDIFVVNSFGSGFQALFVLLFLPLLSNLKGIPFVQLPSYLKSGAGCFLNLGTHKSSCDGAPWLPLLYIVTNLAFNISLLNVVKTSSAVVASLMVMLSVPISVIILSLPLPYLPEGTSLSPVFVVGCAILVSGLYLYDTTRPAKNSTKSD